One genomic region from Spirosoma sp. KCTC 42546 encodes:
- the priA gene encoding primosomal protein N' yields MADILKIGARVIVPFGKKNSRVLTAVVAKLHNSPPTAYQARYISEVLDEYPLVTGYQLELFRWMAEYYMCCIGDVMNVALPSGLKISSQSKVQFNPDFDYPELLTEFEGILLAELKKHPALSYEELGRLAGEGTNVPALIKSLVGKKAVIVFEEVREKYIPKMIRKVRLHPNYEEREQLLVLLQRLEKLPKQQEVVMRYLSHVPMQRNPALNQKGLDKTILNQDDELSQSSLTTLIKNQVFEAFEVIQPRFSDNAAPQAEIKLTDAQQAASSQIMAQFESQNIVLLHGITGSGKTEVYIELIQQALGSGSQVLYLLPEIALTTQIVVRLQRVFGDKMGIYHSKFSDNERVEVWKGVVSGQYQFVVGVRSAVFLPFDNLGLIIVDEEHETSYKQHDPAPRYHARDVAMMLAHWQQAKVLLGSATPSLETYFQAKQGRYGLVELFQRFGDATLPNILLVNLQKEKKQKTMKNEFSSALHDALEANIERKEQSILFQNRRGYSPYMQCEDCDWTAECPNCAVSLTYHQRDAELRCHYCGHKELVPRTCPTCGSTKVRTIGFGTEKLEDQLQIFFPESKVLRMDLDTTRAKNAYQQIIQEFETGQVDILVGTQMITKGLDFDNVSLVGIFDADRLIHFPDFRATERAFQMITQVSGRAGRRAGKQGTVLIQTSNPEQPILQKVIQNDYKGLYEEEIQERRDFNYPPFCRLIKLTVRHTDKITSHRAAERLAAELTDALGSSRILGPEEPLVERIRNQFLFDILIKLERDKVNVKAVKSYIQDRINDILTDKGLRQVSVVADVDCL; encoded by the coding sequence ATGGCCGACATACTCAAAATTGGTGCCAGAGTGATTGTCCCATTTGGCAAAAAGAATAGCCGGGTACTTACAGCCGTTGTAGCCAAGCTACATAATTCACCACCAACGGCTTATCAGGCGCGTTATATCAGTGAAGTACTGGACGAGTACCCCCTGGTTACGGGCTACCAACTGGAGCTATTTCGGTGGATGGCAGAGTATTATATGTGTTGCATAGGCGACGTTATGAACGTAGCGTTACCCTCTGGACTGAAGATTTCGAGCCAGTCTAAAGTGCAATTCAACCCTGATTTTGACTACCCTGAGTTACTCACCGAATTTGAGGGTATCTTGCTGGCTGAGCTCAAAAAACACCCTGCCCTTTCCTACGAAGAACTTGGTCGGCTGGCAGGCGAAGGAACCAATGTGCCTGCGCTCATCAAGTCGTTGGTGGGTAAGAAAGCGGTTATAGTTTTTGAAGAAGTTCGGGAGAAATACATCCCGAAAATGATTCGTAAGGTTCGGCTGCATCCCAATTATGAAGAGCGGGAACAACTGCTGGTCTTGCTGCAGCGGCTCGAAAAACTACCGAAACAGCAGGAAGTGGTCATGCGCTACCTGAGCCATGTACCCATGCAGCGGAACCCGGCACTCAACCAGAAAGGGTTAGACAAGACGATCCTGAATCAGGACGACGAGCTTTCGCAGTCCTCCCTGACGACCCTCATTAAAAATCAGGTATTCGAAGCCTTCGAGGTTATCCAGCCTCGCTTCTCGGATAATGCCGCCCCGCAGGCGGAGATAAAACTAACGGATGCCCAGCAGGCGGCTTCGTCGCAGATCATGGCCCAGTTCGAAAGCCAGAACATTGTGTTGCTACATGGCATAACCGGGAGCGGCAAGACCGAAGTGTACATTGAACTTATTCAGCAAGCCCTTGGGAGTGGGTCGCAGGTACTATACTTATTACCAGAGATTGCGCTAACGACCCAGATTGTAGTGCGTCTGCAACGGGTTTTTGGAGATAAAATGGGCATTTACCACTCTAAATTTTCGGATAATGAACGGGTGGAAGTCTGGAAAGGTGTGGTGTCGGGGCAGTATCAGTTTGTAGTCGGCGTGCGTTCAGCGGTATTTCTGCCCTTCGATAATCTGGGCCTGATTATCGTTGATGAAGAACACGAAACCAGCTATAAACAACATGACCCGGCCCCGCGCTACCACGCCCGGGATGTAGCCATGATGCTGGCCCACTGGCAACAAGCCAAAGTATTGCTGGGGTCAGCCACGCCCTCGCTCGAAACCTATTTCCAGGCCAAACAGGGTCGTTATGGATTGGTAGAACTGTTTCAGCGATTTGGCGATGCCACATTACCCAATATTCTGCTGGTGAATCTCCAAAAGGAAAAAAAGCAGAAGACGATGAAGAATGAATTTTCATCCGCTTTGCATGATGCGCTTGAAGCGAACATCGAGCGTAAAGAGCAAAGCATTCTGTTTCAGAACCGCAGGGGTTATTCGCCCTACATGCAGTGCGAAGATTGCGACTGGACAGCCGAATGCCCCAACTGTGCCGTTAGCCTGACCTATCACCAGCGCGACGCCGAACTTCGCTGCCACTATTGCGGCCATAAAGAACTAGTGCCCCGTACCTGCCCCACCTGTGGTTCTACGAAAGTACGTACCATTGGATTTGGTACCGAAAAACTGGAAGACCAGTTGCAGATTTTCTTCCCGGAATCAAAGGTATTGCGGATGGATTTAGACACCACCCGCGCTAAAAATGCCTATCAGCAAATCATCCAGGAATTTGAAACGGGTCAGGTCGACATTCTGGTTGGTACCCAGATGATTACGAAAGGCCTGGACTTCGACAATGTTAGTCTGGTTGGTATTTTCGATGCGGATCGACTCATTCACTTTCCCGATTTTCGGGCTACGGAACGGGCTTTCCAGATGATTACGCAGGTAAGTGGCCGGGCAGGTCGGCGGGCTGGAAAGCAGGGTACCGTGCTCATCCAAACGAGTAATCCCGAACAGCCAATTCTGCAAAAAGTAATTCAGAACGACTACAAAGGATTATACGAAGAAGAGATTCAGGAGCGACGTGATTTCAACTACCCGCCTTTCTGTCGGCTGATAAAACTGACCGTTCGGCATACCGACAAAATCACCAGTCACCGGGCCGCCGAACGTCTTGCCGCCGAGTTGACCGATGCTCTGGGCAGCAGCCGGATTTTAGGACCCGAGGAGCCTTTAGTTGAGCGGATTCGGAATCAGTTTCTGTTCGATATTCTCATCAAACTCGAACGCGACAAAGTGAATGTAAAGGCCGTAAAATCCTACATTCAGGATCGCATCAACGACATCCTGACCGACAAGGGATTACGGCAGGTAAGCGTAGTGGCCGATGTGGATTGTTTGTAA
- a CDS encoding DUF2281 domain-containing protein: MLATVTGTYTNGQIILDEELPVKSNNAKVIVTVVEDAVENQEKPKRQFGRLKGTFTHPYWSSKEFNDPLDDLKDYM; encoded by the coding sequence ATGCTGGCAACGGTAACTGGAACCTATACAAACGGGCAGATTATTCTGGATGAAGAACTGCCCGTAAAAAGTAATAATGCCAAGGTGATTGTGACGGTTGTGGAAGATGCCGTCGAAAACCAGGAAAAGCCCAAACGCCAGTTTGGACGTTTAAAAGGTACCTTCACTCACCCATATTGGTCATCAAAGGAATTTAACGACCCACTTGATGACCTGAAAGATTATATGTAA
- a CDS encoding type II toxin-antitoxin system VapC family toxin, protein MKILLDTQALIWSLNDSDKLTKTARTFIQEADTVYVSPINFYEIAIKTALGRDPGIKWPIHDIIQEALLSDFIWLPLSANHIEAYTQLPFYENHRDPFDRIILATALADDLTIVSSDHNFPLYTDLVTTIW, encoded by the coding sequence ATGAAGATTTTACTGGATACGCAGGCATTAATTTGGTCCCTTAATGATTCTGATAAACTCACAAAGACAGCGCGAACGTTTATTCAGGAAGCAGATACAGTTTATGTAAGTCCCATTAACTTTTATGAGATCGCGATAAAAACTGCCTTGGGGAGAGATCCTGGTATAAAATGGCCGATTCATGACATTATACAGGAAGCCTTACTATCCGATTTTATATGGTTACCCTTATCGGCCAATCATATTGAAGCCTATACGCAACTCCCTTTCTATGAAAATCATCGCGATCCTTTTGACCGGATTATTCTGGCCACAGCCCTTGCCGATGATCTGACAATTGTCTCCTCCGACCACAATTTCCCCCTCTACACCGACCTTGTTACTACCATCTGGTAA
- the pyk gene encoding pyruvate kinase: MSKKTKIVATVGPASDTKEQLLALAKAGVNVFRLNFSHGTHEDHLMRLTRIRELNVEYNLNLCVLQDLQGPKIRIGNVEHKDGVMIVPGQELVFTNDDIIGTSQRVSTPYKDMYRDVHPGERILMDDGKLEVKVLRTEGTDVVTEVVYGGSMKSKKGVNLPNTKVSMPAVTEKDWADLEFGLEHDAEWIALSFVREASEIIEIKEYIKSKGKKSRVIAKIEKPEAIQNIDEIIAATDGLMVARGDLGVELPAEEVPMIQKMLVEKCNKAGKPVIVATQMLESMIDAPRPTRAEINDIANSVMDGADAVMLSAETASGKYPILAVEAMANTIKQVEATTDKIYYRYHAYVNEHPTENVLNDNVVMSACRLARDTQAKAIIGITNSGYTAVRLSHHRPKADLYVFSKDAQLRNTLGLYWGVQVLPYEPDLSLTVDQTVEGIKQTLIGQGKLVSGDIFVNTLSMPLTQSRRTNTVKLSTVD; this comes from the coding sequence ATGTCAAAGAAAACCAAGATTGTAGCCACCGTAGGCCCGGCTTCCGATACGAAAGAACAATTGTTGGCATTAGCCAAAGCTGGGGTTAATGTGTTCCGGCTGAATTTCTCGCACGGCACGCACGAAGATCACCTGATGCGCCTTACCCGCATCCGCGAACTGAATGTAGAATACAACCTTAATCTCTGCGTATTGCAGGATTTACAAGGCCCCAAAATCCGTATCGGCAACGTCGAACATAAAGACGGCGTCATGATTGTACCGGGTCAGGAGCTTGTCTTCACCAACGACGATATTATTGGCACCTCCCAGCGAGTGAGCACACCCTACAAAGACATGTACCGGGATGTACACCCAGGCGAACGCATCCTGATGGATGATGGAAAACTGGAAGTTAAGGTTCTCCGAACAGAAGGTACCGATGTTGTTACAGAAGTTGTGTATGGCGGTTCGATGAAGTCGAAAAAAGGCGTAAATCTGCCGAACACAAAGGTATCGATGCCGGCTGTGACGGAAAAAGACTGGGCTGACCTCGAATTTGGTCTTGAACACGATGCCGAATGGATTGCGCTCTCGTTCGTACGGGAAGCTTCTGAAATCATCGAAATTAAAGAGTACATCAAATCAAAAGGGAAAAAGAGTCGCGTAATTGCGAAGATCGAAAAGCCCGAAGCGATTCAGAATATCGACGAAATCATTGCCGCTACAGACGGCCTGATGGTGGCTCGGGGTGACCTCGGCGTTGAATTACCTGCCGAAGAGGTACCGATGATTCAGAAAATGCTGGTTGAAAAGTGTAACAAAGCGGGTAAGCCCGTTATTGTGGCGACGCAAATGCTCGAAAGCATGATTGATGCACCACGCCCAACCCGAGCCGAGATCAATGATATTGCAAACTCCGTAATGGATGGTGCCGATGCCGTAATGCTCAGCGCCGAAACGGCCTCGGGCAAATACCCGATCCTGGCCGTTGAAGCAATGGCTAATACCATTAAACAGGTTGAAGCCACTACCGACAAAATTTATTACCGGTACCATGCGTATGTCAACGAGCACCCAACGGAGAATGTGCTGAACGATAACGTCGTGATGAGCGCTTGCCGATTAGCCCGCGATACACAGGCGAAAGCCATTATTGGAATAACCAACTCCGGTTATACAGCCGTACGGCTTTCGCACCACCGCCCAAAAGCTGATTTATACGTTTTCTCGAAAGATGCACAGCTTCGTAACACCTTAGGCTTGTACTGGGGTGTTCAAGTGCTTCCGTACGAACCCGATCTGAGCCTGACCGTTGATCAGACAGTTGAGGGTATCAAACAAACTCTCATCGGGCAAGGAAAACTGGTATCGGGCGATATCTTCGTAAATACGTTGAGTATGCCGTTAACCCAGTCTCGCCGGACTAATACCGTGAAGTTGAGCACGGTAGATTAA
- a CDS encoding putative zinc-binding metallopeptidase yields MNRIVPDMTVPGNQGKWASLEAAKRRLIYTLDLLGLPYGSVYDGFPLQLTFDFKGNVVQLTQAGTDAVVAEKVITGHSGGAITINIEEADPVEREKLRVDFGESRRTLIGHFHHEIGHYYWQLLVQNTCEDDCKAVFGDHSGINYSDAMYRYYQYGAQRNWQQHYISAYASMHPWEDFAETFRAYLEMITILDTAESVHLLLEAEEAVDFQGTLFENLLIKYEELGIKLNEMNRTLGLLDAVPEVFTQAVVQKMRFIHKLVKQGRLLKNSSRRQAVFA; encoded by the coding sequence TTGAATCGGATTGTTCCCGATATGACGGTGCCTGGTAATCAGGGAAAGTGGGCTAGTCTCGAAGCGGCTAAACGCCGACTGATTTATACACTGGATTTGCTGGGTCTTCCGTACGGTTCAGTATATGATGGTTTTCCTTTGCAGTTAACGTTCGATTTTAAGGGTAATGTGGTCCAGTTAACTCAGGCAGGAACGGATGCAGTTGTTGCAGAAAAGGTAATTACAGGCCATTCCGGGGGTGCAATAACAATCAATATCGAAGAAGCCGATCCTGTAGAGCGGGAAAAGCTGCGGGTGGATTTTGGAGAATCGCGCCGTACCTTAATCGGGCATTTTCATCATGAAATTGGCCATTATTACTGGCAATTGCTGGTCCAGAATACCTGTGAGGATGACTGTAAAGCCGTATTTGGCGATCATTCCGGTATCAACTACTCGGATGCCATGTATCGCTATTATCAATATGGTGCCCAACGTAACTGGCAACAACACTACATCAGTGCGTATGCCAGTATGCATCCCTGGGAGGATTTTGCGGAAACATTCCGTGCCTATCTCGAAATGATCACGATTCTGGATACGGCCGAAAGCGTCCACCTGCTGCTGGAGGCCGAAGAGGCTGTTGATTTCCAGGGTACTCTATTTGAGAACCTGCTTATTAAGTATGAAGAGCTAGGAATTAAACTCAATGAAATGAATCGCACGCTGGGCTTGCTGGATGCAGTTCCTGAAGTATTTACGCAGGCTGTCGTTCAGAAGATGCGATTTATTCATAAACTGGTTAAGCAGGGACGACTGCTGAAGAATAGCTCGCGGAGACAGGCTGTTTTTGCTTAA
- a CDS encoding transglutaminase family protein, with protein MPIKVAFSRKTTYNLLGGCTYFRSYSSERNFDTYPINSTEAKLSRISRFVILDIPHRQRRRFWLR; from the coding sequence ATGCCTATTAAAGTTGCATTCTCTCGTAAAACGACCTATAATCTTCTGGGCGGATGTACGTATTTTAGATCGTACTCCAGCGAGCGTAATTTTGATACCTACCCGATCAATAGCACCGAAGCTAAGTTAAGCAGAATTAGTCGTTTTGTGATTTTGGACATACCTCATCGCCAAAGGAGGAGATTCTGGTTACGGTGA
- a CDS encoding circularly permuted type 2 ATP-grasp protein, with amino-acid sequence MVSESASSLLDLYRSKLNSYDEVVASNGELKPHWKKLFSSLEKIGNGELQNRAQEIKNKIRENGVTYNIYQATGGLNTPWKLDLIPFLIEQNEWQAISKGLQQRATLLDLLLRDIYGERTLIKQGILPAELVYNNTGFFRPCQDIKLPTQNQLVMYAADMARGPDGRMWVVDNRTQAPSGSGYALENRVILTKIMPELAKDMYVSRLSPFFTQAQQSIFKVFREKSDFLNVVYLTPGPNNETYFEQAYLASYLGYTLVQGDDLIVKNGFVWIKAIDGLQRVDIIIRRVDDEWCDPLELRLDSKLGVPGLLQVIRNGNVMVINPPGSSAVENTAFNAFLPSLCRYFLREELILPSVATWWCGQPRELQNTLDNLDRLIIKKANRKQVFRSVYGKQLSKDQLQQLRAQILQNPTDYVAQEEVSFSTTPAFVDNRIEPRYAAIRAFLTATPNGYQVMDGGLTRSSAQKDKFTFSNQYGSISKDTWIVSDEAEVIRERIKLPGISYQQSQTSLPSRSAENMYWAARYSERSMTATTFLMITMNALNFQRNFGSQNKTQHIDILLKTVSNLIKIEPGFSDEHKEDFKNPYPIMADSIGNAAKTGTITSSIQSFLRAMIAVRERWNNVTWRTIDVIENINEKLQQIRSDQNPNDIHNILTSLQNNLFKFYGIVSEAIPRNNGYYLFEAGKLVERILSKIIIIKSIFSIKTEPFIENELMEVVLMNHFALSHYRATYKTNFEMEYVLDMILLDKQIPASLAYLLDSLDHNLSLLPQSSVRLSKSRKAILEASTQIKLIDVSEISVVETKSQAYKKLDGILSNVYELILSVSDYTTSQYFNHTAPQHSITETIIDIENEL; translated from the coding sequence ATGGTTTCAGAATCTGCTAGCAGCCTACTTGATTTATACAGGAGTAAACTGAATTCGTATGATGAAGTTGTAGCGTCTAATGGTGAGCTAAAACCCCATTGGAAAAAACTATTTTCTTCATTAGAAAAAATCGGGAATGGAGAACTCCAAAATCGCGCCCAGGAAATAAAGAATAAAATTCGCGAGAACGGGGTCACGTATAACATTTACCAGGCCACGGGCGGTTTGAATACCCCCTGGAAATTAGATCTGATTCCTTTTTTAATCGAGCAAAACGAATGGCAGGCTATCTCAAAAGGATTACAACAGCGTGCTACATTGCTCGATCTATTGCTCCGGGATATCTACGGAGAACGTACACTCATTAAACAGGGGATTCTGCCTGCCGAGTTAGTGTATAACAATACAGGCTTTTTCCGTCCGTGTCAGGATATAAAATTGCCAACCCAGAACCAATTGGTGATGTATGCCGCCGATATGGCCCGAGGACCAGATGGCAGAATGTGGGTTGTCGATAACCGGACACAGGCTCCGTCAGGGTCAGGCTATGCCCTGGAGAATCGGGTGATACTCACCAAAATAATGCCGGAGCTTGCCAAGGACATGTATGTGAGCCGGTTATCTCCTTTTTTCACCCAGGCTCAGCAATCTATCTTTAAAGTATTCAGAGAGAAGTCCGATTTTTTAAACGTTGTTTACTTAACCCCTGGCCCTAATAACGAAACCTACTTTGAGCAGGCCTATTTAGCCTCCTATCTGGGCTATACATTGGTTCAGGGCGACGATTTAATTGTGAAGAACGGCTTTGTCTGGATTAAAGCCATCGACGGGTTGCAGCGGGTCGATATTATTATCCGGCGGGTGGATGACGAATGGTGTGATCCGCTTGAATTGCGGCTGGATTCAAAATTAGGCGTTCCGGGCTTATTGCAGGTGATTCGAAACGGGAACGTCATGGTAATTAACCCACCTGGTAGCAGCGCTGTTGAAAACACGGCGTTCAATGCGTTCTTACCTTCCTTGTGTCGCTATTTTTTACGTGAAGAATTAATCCTGCCTTCTGTAGCCACCTGGTGGTGCGGGCAACCCAGAGAACTACAGAATACGCTGGATAATCTGGATCGGCTGATCATTAAAAAGGCAAATAGGAAACAGGTTTTCCGTTCGGTGTATGGAAAACAGCTATCGAAGGACCAACTACAACAGTTACGGGCACAAATACTGCAAAATCCAACAGACTATGTAGCGCAGGAAGAGGTCAGTTTTTCAACCACACCCGCCTTCGTCGACAATCGTATTGAACCTCGGTACGCGGCCATTCGCGCCTTTTTAACGGCTACGCCCAATGGCTATCAGGTCATGGATGGCGGATTAACACGGAGTTCGGCCCAGAAAGATAAGTTCACGTTTTCTAACCAGTACGGCAGTATTTCGAAAGATACATGGATTGTATCCGACGAAGCCGAAGTAATACGGGAACGCATTAAGCTGCCGGGCATTTCGTATCAGCAATCGCAGACGTCGTTACCAAGCCGTAGTGCCGAAAATATGTATTGGGCAGCTCGCTACAGTGAGCGAAGCATGACAGCAACTACTTTTTTAATGATTACGATGAACGCCTTAAATTTTCAGCGAAACTTTGGTAGCCAGAATAAAACACAGCACATAGACATCCTCCTGAAAACCGTATCGAATTTAATAAAAATTGAGCCTGGCTTTTCGGACGAACATAAAGAAGACTTTAAAAATCCCTATCCAATCATGGCGGATAGTATTGGTAATGCAGCAAAAACCGGAACAATTACGTCATCCATTCAATCCTTTTTGCGAGCCATGATCGCCGTTCGGGAACGCTGGAATAATGTAACCTGGCGAACGATTGATGTCATTGAGAATATTAATGAAAAACTCCAGCAAATTCGATCCGACCAAAACCCAAATGACATTCACAATATATTGACTAGTTTACAAAATAATCTATTTAAATTCTATGGCATAGTCAGCGAAGCTATTCCTCGCAATAACGGTTATTATTTATTTGAAGCGGGTAAATTAGTAGAGCGAATTTTATCGAAAATTATCATCATTAAGTCCATTTTCAGCATTAAGACCGAGCCGTTTATAGAAAATGAATTGATGGAAGTCGTGTTAATGAACCATTTTGCACTATCGCATTATCGGGCAACGTATAAAACAAACTTCGAAATGGAATATGTGCTGGATATGATCCTGTTAGACAAGCAAATACCAGCTTCGCTGGCCTATTTATTAGACTCACTCGACCATAATCTAAGCCTGTTACCTCAATCGTCTGTACGATTGAGTAAATCCAGAAAAGCTATTCTAGAAGCATCTACCCAAATAAAACTTATTGATGTATCTGAGATTTCGGTGGTAGAGACAAAATCTCAGGCGTATAAAAAGTTAGATGGTATTTTATCCAATGTATACGAGTTAATTTTATCGGTATCAGATTACACCACAAGTCAGTACTTCAATCATACAGCTCCTCAGCATTCGATTACAGAAACAATTATTGACATTGAAAATGAATTATAG